One segment of Pseudanabaena sp. FACHB-2040 DNA contains the following:
- the petG gene encoding cytochrome b6-f complex subunit V: protein MVEPLLSGIVLGLIPITLLGLFVAAYQQYRRGDQLGL, encoded by the coding sequence GTGGTAGAACCCTTACTGTCTGGAATTGTGCTAGGTCTGATTCCCATCACTCTGTTGGGCCTGTTTGTGGCGGCCTATCAGCAGTATCGCCGGGGCGATCAGCTCGGCCTTTAG
- a CDS encoding cytochrome c, with translation MTQETFEEQPSELTVLLQKVARVLVVLFAAVLTAILLSRYLEAADPYIHQVLALEGSHNRGEAIFRMNCAVCHGLEASGEVGPDLRGVSDHKTKVNLIKQVTSGKTPPMPQFQPNPQDMADLLEYLEGL, from the coding sequence TTGACACAGGAGACCTTCGAAGAACAGCCTTCAGAACTCACAGTGCTGCTGCAAAAAGTGGCCCGGGTGCTGGTTGTGCTATTTGCAGCTGTGCTGACGGCAATTCTTTTGAGCCGTTATCTAGAGGCAGCAGACCCCTATATTCATCAGGTTTTGGCGCTTGAGGGAAGCCACAATCGAGGTGAGGCTATTTTTAGAATGAATTGTGCTGTTTGCCACGGTCTTGAAGCAAGTGGGGAAGTTGGCCCCGACCTTCGAGGCGTTTCAGACCACAAAACCAAAGTCAACCTAATCAAGCAGGTCACGAGTGGCAAAACGCCTCCCATGCCCCAGTTCCAGCCCAATCCTCAAGATATGGCCGATCTGCTGGAGTATTTGGAAGGACTTTAA